TACATAAGTTTGTTCCATTATAGAATCCTCCCTCACGTTAATAATTTCTTTTATCTAACACACGAACGATTTGCTTCAGCGGCTTTAACTCAGGAACTTGAGGCAGTGAATCTAGTGTCGCTAGCGCTTTTTTTAGATAAGCGGTTGCTACATCTTCTGCTTTTTTTGCTCCTGTTTTTTTCACTTCTGCTACTAAAGCGGCCATTTCTACTGATTCTGTTTTTTCCGTTATTTGACTAATCCGTTTTTTTAGAAATGAATCTTCCATCGCAAAAAATACTGGTAATGTCACATTTCCTTGTCGTAAATCTTCTCCAGCAGGTTTGCCAAGTTCTTTTTCAGTTCCAACAAAGTCAAGAACATCATCTGTTATTTGAAATGCCATACCAACATAATAACCAAAGCGATATAGTTTTTGGTAATCTGCTTGTGACTGCCCAGAAACAATGCCACCAAGTCCACAGCTAGCTGCAATAAGCAGTGCCGTCTTACGTTTAATACGACGCAAGTAATTTCTTACACTTTGATCAAAATTATATTTATCTTTTAGCTGTTCAATTTCTCCAGTAGAAAGTTCTACCGTCACGCGTGATAACATTTTATGAGCTGCTATGTCTTTAATTTCTGTCATATATTCTAATGATTTAGCAAAGAGAAAATCACCAGTATACATGGCGATATGATTACCCCATTTAGATTTGATTGTTTCCCGACCGCGTCTTAAATCAGCATCATCAACGACATCATCATGAACAATCGAAGCCATATGAATAAGTTCGATTGCGACACTCGCATCTCTCACCATTTCAAAATCCGCATTTGGAGACAGTCTCGCGGACAAACAAACGAACATCGGTCTAATCCGTTTACCGCCAGCTTCTAACAAGTGAAGCGCCGCATCCGAAGTTGTTTCGGCAGCCGCTCCTGAAAGTGCTTTTTTTAGTTCTTTTTCTACTATATCAATGTCTTTTTGCATATTCGCGTATAAAAAGTTAAGTTTCATGCTTGCCACCTTATTGTTCCTTCTTTTTGAATCCAAAGTGAGTTGCACTTGCCCCGCCACTATGTGAAATATATCTTACATAAGAAAATCCGGCTTCTTGAAACATTTCTGCAAGTCGTGCCATTCCAGGAAATTCTCGTGTTGACTCTTGTAACCAACTATATTCTTTATAACTTTTCGCAAAAAATTTTCCGAAAACAGGCATTACATAGCGGAAATACGCATTAA
The nucleotide sequence above comes from Listeria ivanovii subsp. londoniensis. Encoded proteins:
- the hepT gene encoding heptaprenyl diphosphate synthase component II, with translation MKLNFLYANMQKDIDIVEKELKKALSGAAAETTSDAALHLLEAGGKRIRPMFVCLSARLSPNADFEMVRDASVAIELIHMASIVHDDVVDDADLRRGRETIKSKWGNHIAMYTGDFLFAKSLEYMTEIKDIAAHKMLSRVTVELSTGEIEQLKDKYNFDQSVRNYLRRIKRKTALLIAASCGLGGIVSGQSQADYQKLYRFGYYVGMAFQITDDVLDFVGTEKELGKPAGEDLRQGNVTLPVFFAMEDSFLKKRISQITEKTESVEMAALVAEVKKTGAKKAEDVATAYLKKALATLDSLPQVPELKPLKQIVRVLDKRNY